The Paenibacillus wynnii DNA window CGAAGCCGTAATGAAGCGATTCCGGGATGCGAAGCTCCAATTGCTCGTAGCAACGGATGTAGCTGCGCGTGGTCTTGACGTAGAAGGCATAACACATATATTTAACTACGATATGCCGCTTGACGGAGATAGCTACATTCACCGTATTGGCCGGACAGGCCGTGCGGGAGGCAAAGGACTTGCAATTACCTTTGCTTCACCGCGTGAAAGTCAAGGTCTGGAGATGATTGAACATGCCATTTCGCAGCGTCTGGATCGTCGACGTTACGAGAAGGATGAATTCGGCATAGGTGAATTCACGGCTATCCAGACGGGCGGACGCCAGCTCGGTAAACGTCAAGGCGGAACTCCTGAAGCGGCACGGACAGGTCATGGGCCTAAGACGGGCGGACGCGGTCAAGGGCGCAGCGGCGGAGCTCCGCGGGCGGAAGGTTCATCCCGCCGTGAAAGCGGCGGCCGGGGTCGCGGCAGAGAAGCAGACGCAGGTAGAGGCAGCGCCCGCAGCGGATATAGCGCAGGTCCTTCCAAAGGCAGAAGCGAAGAAAGTGCACCAGCCAAGACAAGAGTTGGCGGCGGTTATGGAACTTTTGCAAGAGGAGAAAACCAACCTCCGGCAAGCAGTTCAGCCGGAGCAAGAGGCGGCAGTCCTCGTGGTGACTTCCGAGGCGCTTCCAAGGGTAATCCGAGCAGCGGCTATAGCACTAATGTAGCTAGAGGCGGAGAAAGCGGTTATAGTGTAGGCGCATCAAAGGGCAGCGGTTCAGGGAGCGGTTATAATCCCGGAGGATCTAAAGGCAGCCCTAAATATAGAGCAAACTTGCCTCGCGGTGAAGCTGACGGCTACAGCGCCGGTGCTTCAAAAGGCGGAAGTCCAAGAAGCGGCGGCTATAGCACGGGTAGATCTAACTCAGGAGGATCCGCTTCTGGAGGATCCAGAGGGGGTCAAGGCGGCTTCGGTTCAGGAAGTCGCAGTGGCGGATTTGGCTCTGGTAGCCGCAGCGGCGGTAGCGGCGGCGGTGCTCCATCACGCGGTGGACGCGGCAATGGTCCTGGCCGTACAGGCGGCCGGGGTAAGTAAAGGCGTAACCAATTTATAGAGGTATCTTATTACCATAGGCATTCGTTAGCATTTTGCTAATAGCCTATGGTAATAATTGTTTTATGGGAAAGTGAAACCTTTAGGAGCAAAAGCTTGTCTAGTAGATAAATAGAGCTTTGATATGTAAGAGGAGTGTGGCCAGTTATGTCCAAAAAATTGTGGATTATTATCCTATTTATAGTTGTAATTGTTGCAGGTTGGGGTATTGGGAAGTATACAACCCCGTCCCCGTCTGCTTCTCAGACAGATGGAACTGAGATCTCCCAGCAGCCTGATCTTCAGGGGCAGCCCGCTGAATCTGAGCCATCAGCAGTTGTAGGGGATGCTGACAATAGCCCAGATCCAACCGAAGGTTCTGCCTCAGGAAATACCAATGTGGACGGTGAAAATGCGGCATCACCCTCTCCGTCACCAACTGTTGAGAATGAGGACGAGGATGTAGCACCGGAGCCGACGGATACTCCCGTCACTTCCCGGCCTACAACCAAACCGACGGATACTCCCGCCACTTCCCGGCCCACGGCCAAACCGACAGATGCCGCAGAGGGAGGGACGTCCGGCAGTGACAATTCTATAGAAACTGCTGCAGAGCCGGAAAGTCTTGCTGTGCTTGTGAATAAACAGTACAAGCTGCCTAATAATTACAAGCCGAATGATCTTGTATATCCGGATGTTCCTTTTCTGTTCAGTGATAAGATTGAGAAACGGATGATGCGCAAGACTGCAGCTGCGGCGCTAGAGGAGTTATTTGCCGCTGCCCGGAAGGATGGTGTGCATTTGGCCGGTGTGTCTGCATACCGCTCCCAATCCACGCAGACCCGATTGTTCAACAATTACGTGGCGCGTGACGGTGAAGCGAAAGCACGCACATACAGTGCTGTACCGGGGCATAGCGAGCATCAGACCGGACTGGCCATTGATGTCTCTGGAAGTAACGGGAAGTGTGCAGCAGAGAGCTGTTTTGCCGGAACCAAGGAAGCAAACTGGCTGGATAAACATGCAGCAGAGTACGGATATATTATTCGCTTCCCCGAAGGCAAACAATCGATTACCGGCTATAAGTATGAGCCTTGGCACATACGGTATGTAGGGACAGATATCGCCCGTTCGGTTGCGAAGAGGGATATCACACTTGAGGAATACTATGATGCCGTTCCGGTGTCCCGATAGCATATAGTTTAGCAGTCCTGATCCTTGGGGCTGCTTTTTTTAAATATCAGAAAGTATAAGTTTTCAGTATACTTTGCTTATATTTCTACGAGAAACGGATACCGTCCCATTAAGGACGGCAAAGCCGTTTCTTCTTGGCGCTGTCATAGGTTGATTCACTCTTTGCCATCCCGGTTAAGTAGAAGACAACACTAGGGATTCTATAAGGAGGCGACAGATGTGTCTGAACATAATCATGTGGTCAGTAAAGACGGAAGCGTAGCTATGCAGAGGGTGGATGAAGCGTTGGACCGGATTGGCCCGGGGCAGAAAGAAGCGATTCTGGAGCATTTTCATTCCTTTCAGACCTATTTAGGTAAGCGCATACAACTAGCGCAAAAGATTGGACTGAGCGAGGAGCAATTAGCGCTTGCAGCAGAGAAGGTAGCTGATTATCTGGCGAAGCATGAGGAACCTCGAAATAGTGAGGAAAAGCTGCTCCTGGAATTATGGCGGGTCGGCAGCAAGGAAGAACGGCATCAGCTGGCGCATATGTTGGTAAAACTGGCTCAAGAGCTGAAATAATAGGTTGGTAAGGTGAAAATGCCTTCTCTGATTAGCGGAGAGGGCATTTTGTTGTGTATACTAAAGGGATTAAATGGCAAACGCCATACCCTTTCTAATTGGAGAGCTGAGTATGATAAAAAAACTTAGTGTGCTGGATCAATCCCCAGTGTCAGAAGGAAGTACTCCTGCCGAGGCTTTGGTTCAGACCGTCTTATTGGCACAGGAAGCTGAACGTCTGGGTTATCACCGTTTTTGGGTATCTGAGCATCATGCAGCACCTGGTCTGGCCGGGTCTAGTCCTGAGATTCTAATTGCTCATCTTGCAGCAGTCACATCATCCATACGTATCGGCTCCGGCGGGGTACTGCTGACTCATTATAGTGCTTATAAAGTAGCTGAGAATTTCCGGGTTTTGGAGGGGCTCAGTCCCGGGCGGATTGATCTTGGAATCGGCCGTGCTCCAGGCGGAGCCGCACTGGCCACACGTGCACTGCAGGAGAATCAGCTTCGTGATTTAGATCGTTATGAGGAACAAATTCAGGATCTGATTTCCTATTTGTATAACCGGTTCGATCCCGCCCACCGCTTTGCGGGACTCCACGTTACACCTGCTGTACCTACCGCTCCGGAAATTTGGTTGCTTGGTTCAAGCATAGGCAGCTCCTCACTCTCAGCCAAGCTGGGTACAGGCTTTGCCTTTGCTCAATTCATTAATGGTGACGGTGGCAGTGCGGCCGTTAAGGAATATAAGAAAAATTTCCGATCCTCTGAGGTAATAGGAAGTCCGCGCTGTATTGTAGCTGTATTTGTGGTTTGCGCCGAGACCTCGGAGGAAGCGGACAGGCTGGCGTCCAGCATGGATCTTTCCCTTATTTTATTGGAGAAGGGGCATGTATCTACGGGGACACCCACTGTGGAACAGGCGTTGGCTTATAAATACACTCCTTATGACATGTTCCGCATACACGATAACCGCAAGAGGATGGTAGTGGGCTCACCGGAGAGCGTGAGGGAACAGCTTGAAGCGCTCGCAGAGCTGTATCAATGTGAGGAGATCATGATTGCGAATCTGATACATAGCTTTCCAGACAAATTGAAATCACTCCAATTAGTGGCTAAGGCTTGTGGTTTACAATCGTCCGTTAATTTGCTTTCCGATGGGGATAGGTTAAGATAATAAAGTCGTGGACGAATTAAACTCAAGGTGAAAGGAAGGGGGATTATTCATGTCGATTTACAGTTTTGCCGGAGTTACTCCTGCGGGAAAAGAAGTACCGTTTACGGAGTATGAGGGTAAGGTTCTGCTGATTGCCAATACAGCGAGTAAATGTGGACTTACACCACAGTACGGAGATCTTCAGAAGTTGTACGAGCAGTATGAAGACCAGGGACTTGTAGTACTGGGTTTCCCTTGCAATCAGTTTGCCGGTCAAGAGCCGGGTACAAGTGAGGAAGCCGAGGAATTCTGCCAAATTAATTATGGAGTTACGTTTCCCATATTCGCCAAAGTGGATGTGAATGGCCCGGAAGCCAGTCTCCTTTTCGGATATTTGAAGGGCCAGCAACCGGGCTCTGCGGACAGCAGTGATATTCAGTGGAATTTCACCAAGTTCCTTGTGGAC harbors:
- a CDS encoding DEAD/DEAH box helicase, with the protein product MPSFKELGVSEVLNTLLQGQGIVKPTPVQEEAIPPLVQGLDVIARAKTGTGKTLAFLLPIMDKIQVERAFPQALILAPTRELALQITEEARKLARHTGVKILAVYGGQDVEKQLRKLEGGRHLIIGTPGRLLDHMRRGTLDLNGVKMLVLDEADQMLHMGFLEDVETIITAVPYRRQTMLFSATMPDPVKRLAANYMKEPLDIVIKSGSPIPLDNIRQQVVECSDRNKEEALKQLIERDRPYLAIIFCRTKRRVSKLNEAMQAAGYDCDELHGDLSQGKREAVMKRFRDAKLQLLVATDVAARGLDVEGITHIFNYDMPLDGDSYIHRIGRTGRAGGKGLAITFASPRESQGLEMIEHAISQRLDRRRYEKDEFGIGEFTAIQTGGRQLGKRQGGTPEAARTGHGPKTGGRGQGRSGGAPRAEGSSRRESGGRGRGREADAGRGSARSGYSAGPSKGRSEESAPAKTRVGGGYGTFARGENQPPASSSAGARGGSPRGDFRGASKGNPSSGYSTNVARGGESGYSVGASKGSGSGSGYNPGGSKGSPKYRANLPRGEADGYSAGASKGGSPRSGGYSTGRSNSGGSASGGSRGGQGGFGSGSRSGGFGSGSRSGGSGGGAPSRGGRGNGPGRTGGRGK
- a CDS encoding D-alanyl-D-alanine carboxypeptidase family protein produces the protein MSKKLWIIILFIVVIVAGWGIGKYTTPSPSASQTDGTEISQQPDLQGQPAESEPSAVVGDADNSPDPTEGSASGNTNVDGENAASPSPSPTVENEDEDVAPEPTDTPVTSRPTTKPTDTPATSRPTAKPTDAAEGGTSGSDNSIETAAEPESLAVLVNKQYKLPNNYKPNDLVYPDVPFLFSDKIEKRMMRKTAAAALEELFAAARKDGVHLAGVSAYRSQSTQTRLFNNYVARDGEAKARTYSAVPGHSEHQTGLAIDVSGSNGKCAAESCFAGTKEANWLDKHAAEYGYIIRFPEGKQSITGYKYEPWHIRYVGTDIARSVAKRDITLEEYYDAVPVSR
- a CDS encoding DUF3243 domain-containing protein, yielding MSEHNHVVSKDGSVAMQRVDEALDRIGPGQKEAILEHFHSFQTYLGKRIQLAQKIGLSEEQLALAAEKVADYLAKHEEPRNSEEKLLLELWRVGSKEERHQLAHMLVKLAQELK
- a CDS encoding LLM class flavin-dependent oxidoreductase, with the protein product MIKKLSVLDQSPVSEGSTPAEALVQTVLLAQEAERLGYHRFWVSEHHAAPGLAGSSPEILIAHLAAVTSSIRIGSGGVLLTHYSAYKVAENFRVLEGLSPGRIDLGIGRAPGGAALATRALQENQLRDLDRYEEQIQDLISYLYNRFDPAHRFAGLHVTPAVPTAPEIWLLGSSIGSSSLSAKLGTGFAFAQFINGDGGSAAVKEYKKNFRSSEVIGSPRCIVAVFVVCAETSEEADRLASSMDLSLILLEKGHVSTGTPTVEQALAYKYTPYDMFRIHDNRKRMVVGSPESVREQLEALAELYQCEEIMIANLIHSFPDKLKSLQLVAKACGLQSSVNLLSDGDRLR
- a CDS encoding glutathione peroxidase, producing MSIYSFAGVTPAGKEVPFTEYEGKVLLIANTASKCGLTPQYGDLQKLYEQYEDQGLVVLGFPCNQFAGQEPGTSEEAEEFCQINYGVTFPIFAKVDVNGPEASLLFGYLKGQQPGSADSSDIQWNFTKFLVDRGGNVVARFEPKEAPETMKERIESLL